A single region of the Solwaraspora sp. WMMD406 genome encodes:
- a CDS encoding YcnI family protein has translation MAALASGAVLLAGAPASAHVTVSPTVTTADSYTVLTVSVPHGCDGSSTTRVAIQIPDLINSVTPTINQGWTVEKVMADLDPPVTDSHGNELTERVAEVVYTAKTPLPDDMRDVFELSLKLPDAAGEELIFPAIQTCEQGEAAWAQVPADGQDSHELDYPAPSFVITAADDDSAGGGHAADDAADEAADDAADDAAGSTELTPASSTTDTGPSSLLGWIGLFLGLLGFIAGALALHRTRKAA, from the coding sequence GTGGCCGCACTCGCCAGTGGGGCGGTGCTGTTGGCCGGCGCACCGGCGTCCGCCCACGTGACGGTCAGTCCCACCGTGACGACCGCCGACTCCTACACCGTGCTGACCGTGTCGGTGCCGCACGGCTGCGACGGATCGTCCACCACCAGGGTCGCCATCCAGATTCCCGACCTGATCAACTCGGTCACGCCGACCATCAACCAGGGCTGGACGGTCGAAAAGGTGATGGCCGACCTCGACCCGCCGGTCACCGACAGCCACGGCAACGAACTCACCGAGCGGGTGGCCGAGGTCGTCTACACCGCGAAGACCCCATTGCCGGACGACATGCGCGACGTGTTCGAACTGTCGCTGAAGCTGCCGGACGCGGCCGGCGAGGAGCTGATCTTCCCCGCGATCCAGACCTGTGAGCAGGGCGAAGCGGCCTGGGCGCAGGTCCCGGCCGACGGCCAGGACAGCCACGAACTGGACTACCCGGCACCGTCGTTCGTCATCACCGCAGCCGACGACGACAGCGCCGGTGGCGGCCACGCGGCCGATGACGCGGCCGACGAGGCTGCCGACGACGCTGCCGACGACGCGGCCGGGTCGACCGAGCTGACCCCGGCCAGTTCGACCACCGACACCGGACCGAGCTCCCTGCTGGGCTGGATCGGCCTGTTCCTCGGTCTGCTCGGCTTCATCGCCGGTGCCCTGGCCCTGCACCGCACGAGGAAGGCCGCGTAG
- a CDS encoding GNAT family N-acetyltransferase, producing the protein MTATTPATAVRNATHDDIAQAATLLTEAFLIAPVSQWLVTDIDARVTTFRTLFTIELEHALDTGGLVHIAGPIAGVAIWHRRQQPVTVDQVTVHQRRMLIAAGAWQHRVAALDTLLGQHHPNEAHHYLGYLAVTPWLQNRGIGTALLRHHHRVLDQESVPAYLEATTPRNRELYLRHGYQPRGPVRLPDGPPLWPMWRTPLRPVTSGPGAPADT; encoded by the coding sequence ATGACCGCGACCACCCCGGCGACCGCCGTTCGCAACGCCACGCACGACGACATCGCCCAAGCCGCCACCCTGCTCACCGAGGCGTTCCTGATCGCTCCGGTGTCCCAATGGCTCGTCACCGACATCGACGCCCGAGTGACCACCTTCCGGACCCTGTTCACCATCGAGCTCGAACACGCGCTGGACACCGGTGGCCTGGTGCACATCGCCGGGCCGATCGCCGGTGTCGCGATCTGGCACCGCCGCCAGCAGCCCGTCACCGTCGACCAGGTGACCGTCCACCAGCGGCGGATGCTGATCGCGGCCGGCGCCTGGCAACACCGGGTCGCGGCCCTCGACACGCTGCTCGGCCAGCACCACCCGAACGAGGCTCACCACTACCTCGGCTACCTCGCGGTCACTCCGTGGCTGCAGAACCGAGGGATCGGTACGGCGCTGCTGCGGCACCACCATCGGGTGCTCGACCAGGAATCCGTACCGGCCTATCTCGAAGCCACCACTCCGCGCAACCGGGAGCTCTATCTCCGACACGGCTACCAACCGCGCGGCCCGGTCCGGTTGCCCGACGGGCCGCCGCTGTGGCCGATGTGGCGTACCCCGCTGCGACCAGTGACCTCCGGCCCTGGCGCTCCCGCCGACACGTAG
- a CDS encoding GPP34 family phosphoprotein — MPLLADEFFLLAHHDVTGRPRLHSRAIGLGLASAVLAELFTAEAIAIHAGQAWVRDPAAPADALGRAALRLMLDEPEHTAVRTWLTVLAERAERHVARRLAAAGVVRPEQVRRWTRTRVVYVPVDMNTAAWPWARLSLRLRRLQHLDESDLFLAGLAAETGLDTYLLDGAEPGVDQHLAGLLATLRTPLRDLLRQTGAAVGNAVLSGRA, encoded by the coding sequence GTGCCGCTGCTCGCTGACGAGTTCTTTCTCCTCGCCCACCACGATGTCACCGGCCGCCCGAGGCTGCACTCCCGGGCGATCGGTCTCGGACTGGCCAGTGCCGTCCTGGCCGAGCTGTTCACCGCCGAGGCCATCGCCATCCACGCCGGTCAGGCGTGGGTACGGGACCCGGCCGCGCCGGCCGACGCCCTGGGCCGGGCCGCGTTGCGGCTGATGCTCGACGAACCCGAACACACGGCGGTACGCACCTGGCTCACCGTCCTCGCCGAGCGGGCCGAACGACACGTGGCGCGCCGGCTCGCCGCCGCCGGGGTGGTCCGGCCCGAACAGGTCCGCCGGTGGACCCGTACCCGGGTGGTGTACGTGCCGGTGGACATGAACACCGCCGCCTGGCCGTGGGCGAGGCTGTCGCTGCGGCTGCGTCGACTGCAACACCTCGACGAGTCCGACCTGTTCCTCGCCGGACTGGCCGCTGAGACCGGCCTGGACACCTACCTGCTCGACGGCGCCGAGCCAGGCGTCGACCAGCATCTCGCCGGCCTGCTGGCCACCCTGCGGACCCCGCTGCGTGACCTGCTCCGGCAGACCGGCGCGGCGGTCGGCAACGCCGTGCTGTCCGGACGCGCCTGA
- a CDS encoding zinc ribbon domain-containing protein, whose amino-acid sequence MTHPSPLAGLLFCATCERQMTPMTRLNGRAYGAPCGCRLSPVDALTVERLVFNAVEAHHPDLLTRTAAGGLAAAFRKVLAEVRIGGTADELEFIWST is encoded by the coding sequence GTGACCCATCCGTCCCCACTGGCCGGACTGCTCTTCTGCGCGACCTGCGAACGGCAGATGACCCCGATGACGAGACTCAACGGCCGGGCGTACGGTGCGCCGTGCGGCTGCCGGTTGAGTCCGGTCGACGCGCTCACCGTCGAACGCCTGGTGTTCAACGCCGTCGAGGCCCACCATCCGGACCTGCTGACCCGCACCGCCGCCGGAGGCCTCGCCGCGGCCTTCCGAAAAGTGCTGGCCGAGGTACGGATCGGCGGGACCGCAGACGAGTTGGAATTCATCTGGTCCACGTGA
- a CDS encoding MFS transporter has translation MLPPTGPQRALAGSVFAVTVGGGLLLGSSTLYLTRIVGMSATEVGTGLTVGAVAGLAAGPLMGHVADRRGPREVHIVTMLCGAAATTGFVLVRSFWALVLVSLFTTLVSAAGQASRAPLIRAVAAGRTTWFLSYQRAISNVGIMGGMLIATIGIQLDTGPVYITMILVAAATFVVAGLVLTRIPHVEPLAVIAGQGSWIALRDRPYLLVALINGAMSVHLAIPAFALPLWIVNSTSTPRIAVTGFVLLNGILIVALQVQVSRGVVSPAAAARRMVWAGAALLLSLGLIGAMAGVPWWVALLLLSTATVVYTFGELWHAAASFELAFGLAMPHAQGQYAGAFGLGQGAANAAGPAILAVLCIEGGLPGWLLLGAAMMSLGLVTPIAVRWAERTRSDASSASEAPATPAVSTVVT, from the coding sequence ATGCTACCGCCGACCGGCCCGCAACGGGCGCTCGCCGGTTCGGTGTTCGCGGTGACCGTGGGCGGCGGACTTCTGCTGGGCAGCAGCACGCTGTATCTGACCCGGATCGTCGGGATGTCGGCGACCGAGGTCGGCACCGGCCTTACCGTGGGTGCCGTGGCCGGCTTGGCCGCCGGACCACTGATGGGGCACGTCGCCGACCGGCGTGGCCCGCGCGAAGTGCACATCGTGACCATGCTGTGTGGCGCCGCTGCGACCACGGGTTTCGTCCTGGTCCGGTCGTTCTGGGCGTTGGTCCTGGTCTCCCTGTTCACGACCCTGGTCAGTGCGGCCGGTCAGGCGAGCCGGGCACCACTGATCCGGGCGGTGGCCGCCGGGCGTACCACCTGGTTCCTGTCGTACCAACGGGCCATCTCCAACGTGGGCATCATGGGCGGCATGCTGATCGCGACGATCGGCATCCAGTTGGACACGGGGCCGGTCTACATCACCATGATCCTGGTCGCCGCCGCGACCTTCGTGGTGGCCGGGTTGGTCCTCACCCGGATACCGCACGTCGAACCGCTGGCGGTGATCGCCGGCCAGGGCAGCTGGATCGCGCTGCGCGACCGTCCGTACCTGTTGGTGGCGTTGATCAACGGAGCGATGTCGGTCCACCTCGCGATCCCGGCGTTCGCGCTGCCGCTGTGGATCGTGAACAGCACGTCCACGCCTCGGATCGCCGTCACCGGGTTCGTCCTGCTCAACGGCATCCTGATCGTCGCGCTCCAGGTGCAGGTGAGCCGAGGTGTCGTCAGCCCGGCCGCCGCCGCGCGGCGGATGGTGTGGGCGGGCGCGGCGCTCCTGCTGTCGCTGGGCCTCATCGGCGCGATGGCGGGTGTGCCATGGTGGGTGGCTCTCCTGCTGTTGTCGACCGCCACCGTCGTGTACACCTTCGGTGAGCTCTGGCACGCGGCTGCCTCCTTCGAGCTCGCATTCGGGTTGGCGATGCCACACGCTCAGGGCCAGTACGCCGGCGCGTTCGGTCTCGGGCAGGGCGCGGCCAACGCCGCAGGACCGGCGATCCTCGCCGTACTCTGCATCGAGGGTGGACTGCCCGGCTGGCTCCTGCTGGGGGCCGCGATGATGTCCCTCGGGCTGGTGACGCCGATCGCAGTGCGCTGGGCAGAGCGCACCCGGTCCGACGCCTCCAGCGCGTCTGAAGCGCCTGCGACGCCTGCCGTGTCTACGGTCGTGACGTGA
- a CDS encoding YbaK/EbsC family protein — translation MTGEDVYHKLITLFDERGATYRVIEHEPEGVTEAVSRLRGHDPGQAAKCIIVMVKIGKKTTRFVAAVIPGDRRVDFGKLKALLGGTYASFASREVAEELAGTAIGTIPPFSFDDRLAVIFDPELLPHPEVFFNAGRLDRTIALSTSDYLAIAEPRVESIAQP, via the coding sequence GTGACGGGTGAGGATGTCTACCACAAGTTGATCACCCTGTTCGACGAGCGGGGTGCCACCTACCGGGTGATCGAGCACGAGCCGGAAGGCGTCACGGAGGCGGTCAGCAGACTCCGTGGTCACGACCCGGGTCAGGCCGCGAAATGCATCATCGTCATGGTCAAGATCGGCAAGAAGACGACCCGATTCGTGGCTGCGGTCATCCCCGGTGACCGGCGGGTCGACTTCGGCAAACTCAAGGCGCTACTCGGCGGCACGTACGCTTCCTTCGCCTCCCGCGAGGTCGCCGAGGAGTTGGCGGGTACGGCGATCGGCACCATCCCGCCGTTTTCCTTCGACGACCGGCTGGCGGTGATCTTCGACCCGGAGCTGCTCCCGCACCCCGAGGTCTTCTTCAACGCCGGCCGTTTGGACCGGACGATCGCGTTGTCCACCAGCGACTATCTGGCCATCGCCGAGCCTCGGGTGGAGTCGATCGCCCAGCCCTGA
- a CDS encoding inositol monophosphatase family protein, whose product MIDTYTAELVRFAEQLADESNQLLAAAPTTARPDSKADNSFVTEVDRAIETRLRELISDAYPGHGILGEEYGGVDVDADVTWIVDPVDGTAHLVAGIPLYGTLIGVSRHGRPWIGVLDYPATGDRWVGVNGSFARRNGQPVRTRPCADLPIALVTCSNPDFFTAEEFEAFTRVRRATRYAMYGASSFAYALLASGRTDLVVDAGLQPYDLFAPAAVIGGAGGLLTDWSGADLRLTSPGQVLAAGDGRLHAEALRMLK is encoded by the coding sequence ATGATCGACACATACACCGCCGAGCTGGTGCGGTTCGCCGAGCAGCTGGCGGATGAGAGCAACCAGCTGCTCGCCGCCGCCCCGACGACCGCCCGGCCCGACAGCAAGGCCGACAACAGTTTCGTCACCGAGGTGGATCGCGCCATCGAGACCCGGCTGCGTGAGTTGATCAGCGACGCCTACCCCGGGCACGGCATCCTGGGAGAGGAGTACGGCGGCGTCGACGTGGACGCGGACGTGACCTGGATCGTGGACCCGGTCGACGGCACCGCCCACCTGGTCGCCGGGATACCGTTGTACGGCACCTTGATCGGAGTGAGCCGGCATGGCCGACCCTGGATCGGGGTGCTCGACTATCCGGCGACCGGTGACCGATGGGTCGGCGTCAACGGTTCGTTCGCCCGGCGTAACGGGCAGCCCGTCCGGACCCGGCCGTGCGCGGACCTGCCAATCGCCCTCGTCACCTGCTCCAATCCCGACTTCTTCACCGCCGAGGAGTTTGAGGCGTTCACCCGGGTCCGTCGGGCCACCCGATACGCCATGTACGGTGCCAGCTCGTTCGCGTACGCCCTGCTGGCCAGCGGTCGGACCGACCTGGTGGTCGACGCCGGGCTGCAGCCGTACGACCTGTTCGCCCCGGCCGCCGTCATCGGCGGGGCCGGCGGTCTGCTGACCGACTGGTCTGGTGCCGATCTGCGGTTGACGTCGCCGGGTCAGGTCCTCGCCGCCGGCGACGGCCGTTTGCACGCCGAAGCGTTGCGGATGCTGAAGTGA
- a CDS encoding phosphoserine transaminase, giving the protein MRAAMRISPPAPPVRKPARPWFSSGPCAKRPGWAPEQLHDAFVGRSHRHPQGQDKLRAVIEKSRQVLGLPPDYRIAVVPGSDTGAIEMVMWNLLGHTGVAVCCWENFGFTWLADIVAQLRLTDVRVHRTDVYGEIPDLSAVDFDRDVVFCWNGTTSGVCVPGADWIPAERRGLTICDATSAIFGMEIDYTKLDAITWSWQKALGGEGAHGMIALSPAAVDRLTCFQPDRPLPKIFRLTRDGKLDDDLFDGFTINSPSMLAVEDVLDALDWCADLGGAPALIARSRRNFDLVRRWVRDSPHVEFLARDPATISATSICLRLRHPILDQLSRAEQAEFVRRLCATVEENGAGYDLAAHREAPPGIRIWGGPTVDAADIQALLPWVDWAFADTLRQVATEGRIG; this is encoded by the coding sequence GTGAGGGCCGCCATGCGGATCTCGCCACCGGCGCCTCCCGTCCGCAAGCCCGCCCGGCCCTGGTTCTCCTCGGGACCCTGCGCGAAGCGGCCAGGTTGGGCACCGGAGCAGCTCCACGACGCCTTCGTCGGCCGGTCCCATCGGCACCCGCAGGGACAGGACAAGCTGCGTGCCGTGATCGAGAAGTCCCGGCAGGTCCTCGGGCTGCCACCGGACTACCGGATCGCCGTCGTTCCCGGCTCCGACACCGGGGCGATCGAAATGGTGATGTGGAACCTGCTCGGTCACACCGGTGTGGCCGTCTGCTGCTGGGAGAACTTTGGCTTCACCTGGTTGGCCGACATCGTGGCGCAACTACGTCTGACCGACGTGCGCGTGCACCGGACGGACGTATACGGAGAGATCCCCGACCTGAGTGCCGTTGATTTCGACCGGGACGTCGTCTTCTGCTGGAACGGGACCACCTCCGGCGTATGTGTCCCCGGAGCCGACTGGATCCCCGCGGAGCGGCGTGGGCTGACCATCTGCGACGCGACCTCGGCGATCTTCGGGATGGAGATCGACTACACCAAGTTGGACGCCATCACCTGGTCCTGGCAGAAGGCGTTGGGGGGAGAGGGCGCCCACGGCATGATCGCACTGTCGCCGGCGGCGGTCGACCGGCTCACCTGTTTCCAGCCGGACCGTCCACTGCCCAAGATCTTCCGGCTGACCCGCGACGGTAAGCTCGACGACGACCTGTTCGACGGCTTCACGATCAACTCGCCGTCGATGCTCGCCGTCGAGGACGTGCTCGACGCGCTCGACTGGTGCGCCGACCTCGGCGGCGCCCCGGCACTCATCGCCCGGTCACGGCGCAACTTCGACCTCGTCCGCCGGTGGGTCCGGGACAGTCCGCACGTGGAGTTCCTCGCCCGCGACCCGGCGACGATCTCGGCGACGAGCATCTGTCTCCGGCTGCGCCACCCGATCCTCGACCAGCTTTCCCGTGCCGAACAGGCCGAGTTCGTCCGCCGGCTGTGCGCCACAGTCGAGGAGAACGGCGCCGGATACGACCTAGCGGCCCACCGGGAGGCACCGCCCGGGATCCGGATCTGGGGAGGCCCGACCGTCGACGCCGCAGACATCCAGGCGCTGTTGCCCTGGGTCGATTGGGCGTTCGCCGACACGCTGCGCCAGGTCGCCACGGAAGGTCGGATCGGATGA
- a CDS encoding TauD/TfdA family dioxygenase gives MTTVDSTAGVPAFHQVDHGEPFRIPVRDRPFLAGSAHPSFPDFVPDVGQMIPTLRAESGPDGHRTALIAGVRRVIDEALPVHGGVLLRGLPLVDRTDFERLVADLGYPRMGYQGGIAVRKQDSDVALTTTEEDPRITLSPHNEMAYLQTFPRTILFFCEQAAATGGEVPINDIRQTTRDLPDDIARTFRSRGIRYHRSLPAVSSPGQMSWSDTFGTDAPTAVERHLRTSGYEYQWTDTGQLRYHYRREAFVTHPGTGEQLWFNQVTELHCSYWRSHPDFPADLADQDYPATTTYGDGTPIDEDLIAALRGLLWQSTRAVRMRDGDVLVLDNQVLQHGRFAYQGTRRHFVSLAG, from the coding sequence GTGACTACGGTCGACTCGACGGCGGGCGTACCCGCCTTCCACCAGGTCGATCACGGCGAGCCGTTCCGGATACCGGTCCGTGACCGCCCGTTCCTCGCCGGATCGGCGCACCCGTCGTTTCCCGACTTCGTGCCGGACGTCGGGCAGATGATCCCGACCCTACGAGCCGAGTCCGGACCGGACGGTCACCGCACCGCCCTGATCGCCGGAGTGCGGCGCGTCATCGACGAGGCGCTGCCAGTGCACGGCGGGGTCCTGCTGCGCGGTCTGCCGCTGGTCGACCGGACGGACTTCGAGCGGCTGGTGGCTGATCTCGGGTACCCGCGCATGGGTTACCAGGGCGGCATCGCCGTTCGCAAACAAGACTCCGACGTCGCGCTCACCACCACCGAAGAGGATCCGCGGATCACCCTGTCTCCGCACAACGAAATGGCGTACCTGCAGACGTTCCCACGTACGATCCTGTTCTTCTGTGAGCAGGCGGCCGCCACCGGCGGCGAAGTCCCGATCAACGACATCCGGCAGACCACCCGGGATCTTCCGGACGACATCGCCCGAACCTTCCGCAGCCGTGGCATCCGCTACCACCGGAGCCTGCCTGCTGTCTCCTCGCCAGGCCAGATGAGCTGGTCCGACACCTTCGGCACCGACGCCCCGACGGCCGTCGAGCGGCACCTGCGCACCTCCGGGTACGAGTACCAGTGGACCGACACCGGCCAGTTGCGGTACCACTACCGCAGGGAGGCCTTCGTCACCCATCCCGGGACCGGCGAGCAGCTGTGGTTCAACCAGGTCACCGAGCTGCACTGCTCCTACTGGCGGTCGCACCCGGACTTCCCTGCGGATCTGGCCGACCAGGACTACCCGGCGACGACGACGTACGGCGACGGCACCCCGATCGACGAAGACCTGATCGCCGCCCTGCGCGGGCTGCTGTGGCAGTCCACCCGGGCGGTACGGATGCGAGACGGGGACGTGCTCGTGCTGGACAACCAGGTGCTGCAACACGGGCGGTTCGCGTATCAGGGCACTCGGCGGCACTTCGTCAGCCTGGCCGGGTGA
- a CDS encoding diaminopimelate decarboxylase, whose product MKAPPAILDCRGLSPALTVLRIKQAVVTSRSPDPLLRVALGPDCESQRISDALADLAGRVRYVRADQDSGPDTPPWWQRDDLRYRDGRLHLGDTDLEELAAQVGTPTYVHRTARVRDNIRRVAAALSDAGVDHRIYYAIKANRAPALLAYLRAHDLCGVDVCSIGELRHVLACGFPVETISYTGTSLSVRDIDALSRFADLRINVDSVSSLARLGRACPGRDVGLRINPAVGVGYQDNDLLNYSGGATTKFGIYREHLDEAAAIARQWGLRVVRLHMHVGCGYLDGQLDQLAAAFDAADEFVAAFGEVREINVGGGLGVPHTPEDTPLDLTAWAETIADRFAAKGLRVAVEPGDYVAKDAGLLLTTVTSVEQRRDVRFASLDAGFNLAMEPVFYGLPCEPVAVAPRWGEDEVTYTVVGNINESLDVWATDQRMTRLCEGDRVALLNAGGYAASMSSDHCRRGGAGEVLLIDDDSVDRSDRSDRSDRSLPPARRTMGGQ is encoded by the coding sequence ATGAAAGCACCCCCCGCAATCCTCGACTGTCGTGGCCTGTCGCCGGCGCTGACCGTACTGCGGATCAAGCAGGCCGTGGTCACGAGCCGCAGCCCTGACCCGCTGCTGCGGGTCGCGCTGGGACCCGACTGTGAATCCCAGCGAATCTCCGACGCACTGGCCGATCTCGCCGGCCGGGTGCGCTACGTCCGTGCCGACCAGGACAGCGGACCGGACACGCCACCCTGGTGGCAGCGCGACGACCTGCGTTACCGGGACGGCCGGCTCCACCTCGGCGATACCGACCTGGAGGAGCTCGCCGCCCAGGTCGGCACCCCCACGTACGTGCACCGGACCGCCCGCGTTCGGGACAACATCCGGCGAGTCGCGGCGGCGCTGTCGGACGCGGGAGTCGACCACCGCATCTACTACGCCATCAAGGCGAACCGCGCCCCTGCGCTGCTGGCCTACCTGCGCGCCCACGACCTGTGCGGAGTCGACGTCTGCTCCATCGGGGAGCTGAGACACGTACTCGCCTGTGGGTTTCCGGTCGAAACCATCTCGTACACCGGGACGTCGTTGTCCGTGCGCGACATCGACGCCCTGTCCCGGTTCGCCGATCTGCGGATCAACGTGGACTCGGTGTCGTCGCTGGCGCGGCTTGGTCGGGCCTGTCCGGGTCGGGACGTCGGCCTGCGGATCAACCCGGCCGTCGGCGTCGGCTACCAGGACAACGACCTGCTCAACTACAGCGGCGGTGCCACCACCAAGTTCGGCATCTACCGGGAACACCTCGACGAGGCGGCGGCGATCGCCCGGCAGTGGGGGTTGCGCGTCGTGCGGCTGCACATGCACGTCGGATGTGGTTATCTCGACGGGCAACTCGACCAACTCGCCGCCGCGTTCGACGCGGCCGACGAGTTCGTCGCCGCCTTCGGCGAGGTGCGGGAGATCAACGTCGGGGGCGGTCTCGGTGTGCCGCACACCCCAGAGGACACGCCGCTGGACCTGACCGCCTGGGCGGAGACGATCGCCGACCGGTTCGCCGCCAAGGGCCTGCGGGTCGCGGTCGAACCGGGTGACTACGTCGCCAAGGACGCCGGGCTGCTGCTGACCACCGTCACCTCGGTCGAACAGCGGCGCGATGTGCGGTTCGCCAGTCTCGACGCGGGTTTCAACCTGGCGATGGAGCCGGTCTTCTACGGGCTGCCCTGCGAACCGGTCGCCGTCGCACCCCGATGGGGAGAAGACGAGGTCACCTACACGGTCGTCGGCAACATCAACGAGTCACTCGACGTCTGGGCAACCGACCAGCGGATGACCCGGCTGTGCGAGGGCGACCGGGTGGCGCTGCTCAACGCGGGGGGATACGCCGCCTCGATGAGCTCCGACCACTGCCGGCGGGGCGGAGCCGGGGAGGTCCTGTTGATCGACGACGATTCGGTGGACCGGTCGGACCGGTCGGACCGGTCGGACCGGTCGCTACCGCCTGCCCGCCGTACGATGGGAGGTCAATGA
- a CDS encoding aminotransferase: MSNPTQDINGTRASTSSPVAMDARHVLHPWADLRTLGRAESLLVSQATGVEVVDSEGRRYLDAIGGMWCVTVGYGRHELIEAMTEQARRMPYYTPFGDVGSEPAARLAATLAELAPGDLNRVHFTTGGSTAVESAVRIAHYYFASQGRPEKHHVLSLENAYHGSTYLAASLCGKSADRTDFRYETDWIHHLDCPVYDPDVSTVTAAQRLDQLITGMESAIRRIGPERIACFIAEPVLASGGVLVPPPGYHQAARELCRRHDILYISDEVVCGFGRLGHFFAAEARFGIVPDMLVTAKGLTSGYQPLGAVLVADHVADTLTRSADPAKPVFSNGFTYSGHPVACATALANIEVMRRDDICGHVRDVGPYFVRRLRELRSSPIVAAVRGDHLMACVECQVPGEDGPTDRNQALARWVDQYCETSGLLVRPYENLCIMSPPLVVTRGEIDRIVAIMAESLARAEHDLNTGDLS; the protein is encoded by the coding sequence GTGTCGAACCCCACCCAGGACATCAACGGTACGCGGGCCTCGACGTCGTCACCCGTAGCCATGGACGCCCGCCACGTACTGCACCCGTGGGCGGATCTGCGCACGCTGGGCCGTGCGGAGTCGCTCCTCGTGTCGCAGGCCACCGGCGTCGAAGTGGTCGACAGCGAAGGTCGACGATATCTCGACGCCATCGGCGGCATGTGGTGCGTCACGGTCGGCTACGGCCGACACGAGCTCATCGAGGCGATGACCGAACAGGCCCGCCGGATGCCGTACTACACGCCGTTCGGCGACGTGGGCAGCGAACCAGCGGCTCGGCTCGCCGCCACCCTGGCCGAGCTGGCACCGGGCGACCTGAACCGGGTGCACTTCACCACCGGCGGGTCGACAGCGGTGGAGTCCGCCGTCCGTATCGCCCACTACTACTTCGCCAGTCAGGGGCGGCCCGAGAAGCATCACGTCCTGTCACTGGAGAACGCCTACCACGGCAGCACCTACCTCGCGGCGTCGCTGTGCGGCAAGAGCGCCGACCGGACCGACTTCCGCTACGAAACCGACTGGATCCACCACCTCGACTGCCCGGTGTACGACCCTGACGTGTCCACGGTGACCGCCGCGCAGCGTCTCGATCAGCTGATCACCGGCATGGAATCCGCAATCCGCCGGATCGGTCCGGAGCGCATCGCCTGCTTCATCGCCGAGCCGGTGCTCGCCTCCGGCGGGGTCCTGGTCCCGCCACCCGGCTACCACCAAGCGGCCCGCGAGCTGTGCCGGCGACACGACATCTTGTACATCTCGGACGAGGTCGTCTGCGGCTTTGGCCGGCTCGGCCACTTCTTCGCCGCTGAGGCCCGGTTCGGCATCGTGCCGGACATGCTGGTCACCGCCAAGGGGCTGACCTCGGGTTACCAGCCGCTGGGCGCGGTGCTCGTCGCGGACCACGTCGCCGACACATTGACCCGGTCGGCCGATCCGGCCAAGCCGGTGTTCTCCAACGGATTCACCTACTCGGGTCATCCGGTCGCCTGTGCCACCGCGCTCGCCAACATCGAGGTGATGCGGCGCGACGACATCTGCGGCCACGTCCGCGACGTCGGGCCGTACTTCGTCAGGCGACTACGTGAGCTGCGGTCATCGCCGATCGTGGCCGCCGTACGCGGCGACCACCTGATGGCCTGCGTGGAATGCCAGGTGCCCGGCGAGGACGGACCCACCGACCGCAACCAGGCACTGGCCCGCTGGGTGGACCAGTACTGCGAGACGTCCGGCCTACTAGTGCGGCCGTACGAGAACCTCTGCATCATGTCGCCACCATTGGTCGTCACGAGAGGCGAGATCGACCGGATCGTGGCGATCATGGCCGAGTCGCTCGCCCGGGCCGAGCACGACCTGAACACCGGCGACCTCAGCTAG